A region of Dermochelys coriacea isolate rDerCor1 chromosome 1, rDerCor1.pri.v4, whole genome shotgun sequence DNA encodes the following proteins:
- the LOC119857331 gene encoding LOW QUALITY PROTEIN: matrix metalloproteinase-27-like (The sequence of the model RefSeq protein was modified relative to this genomic sequence to represent the inferred CDS: inserted 2 bases in 2 codons), with protein sequence MRIRMKSLPFSLLLYVAFSYAFPVLPEKNNEGENMQLVQEYLEKFYELQPDLEHLAWRRSTSPMVEKIQKMQEFFGLEVTGKPDPETFEVMQKPRCGVPDVGQYGFILPGWKKNKLTYRIVNYTPDMTQTDVDKAIQKAFKVWSTVSPLTFTRIYKGIADIMIAFGTGAHGHCPRYFDGPLGVLGHAFPPGNGIGGDVHFDEDEHWTEGSAGFNLFLVAAXEFGHALGLSHSTDRGALMFPNYAYINPTEFLLSPDDINGIQAIYGPSPNTPDKPARPTSPKXCDPTVFRCYHTLRREVMFFKKRHIWRVYPDNSEVELELISTFWPFLPSGVQAAYENIKDQILFFKGNNFWVISGYQMLPGYPKNINTLGFPRSVKKIDAAVSNKNTGKTDFFVGDKYWRYEESSQSMEKGYPRQITDDFPGIGKKVDAVFQHKGFFYFFHGSKQWEFDPNTKRVIRVMKSNIWFNC encoded by the exons ATGAGGATAAGAATGAAGAGCCTTCCATTTTCACTGTTACTATATGTGGCATTTTCTTATGCTTTTCCTGTGCTTCCAGAAAAAAACAATGAGGGAGAAAATATGCAGCTTGTACAG GAGTATCTAGAGAAATTTTATGAGCTTCAACCAGATCTAGAGCATCTAGCATGGAGAAGGAGCACTAGCCCCATGgttgaaaaaatccaaaaaatgcAAGAATTTTTTGGATTGGAAGTGACCGGGAAGCCAGATCCTGAGACTTTTGAAGTGATGCAGAAGCCCAGGTGTGGAGTTCCTGATGTCGGACAGTATGGTTTCATTCTCCCaggatggaaaaaaaacaaactgacatACAG AATTGTGAACTACACTCCAGATATGACACAAACTGATGTGGATAAAGCAATCCAGAAGGCATTTAAAGTATGGAGCACTGTGTCCCCACTGACTTTCACTAGGATTTATAAAGGGATAGCAGACATAATGATTGCTTTTGGGACTGGAG CTCATGGGCACTGTCCCCGTTATTTTGATGGACCCCTTGGTGTTCTTGGCCATGCCTTTCCACCTGGCAATGGTATTGGAGGGGATGTCCACTTTGATGAAGATGAACACTGGACAGAAGGCTCTGCTG GGTTCAACTTGTTTCTTGTCGCTG ATGAGTTTGGCCACGCATTGGGTCTCTCACATTCCACTGACCGTGGAGCCTTGATGTTCCCAAATTATGCCTACATCAACCCCACTGAATTCCTGCTGTCCCCGGATGACATTAATGGCATACAGGCCATTTACG GACCCTCACCTAACACCCCGGATAAGCCAGCCAGACCCACATCACCTA CCTGTGACCCTACGGTGTTTCGATGCTATCACACACTTCGCAGAGaagtcatgttttttaaaaaaag GCACATATGGCGAGTTTATCCTGATAATTCAGAAGTTGAACTTGAATTAATTTCTACATTCTGGCCTTTTCTCCCATCTGGTGTTCAAGCTGCTTATGAAAATATTAAAGATCAGATTCTATTTTTCAAAG gAAATAATTTCTGGGTTATCAGTGGGTACCAGATGCTCCCTGGTTATCCTAAGAACATCAACACATTGGGTTTCCCAAGGAGTGTTAAGAAAATTGATGCAGCTGTTTCTAATAAAAACACAggaaaaacagacttttttgtAGGTGACAAGTATTGGAG GTATGAGGAAAGCAGTCAATCCATGGAAAAGGGCTATCCAAGACAAATAACAGATGATTTTCCAGGAATTGGCAAGAAAGTTGATGCTGTTTTCCAGCATAAAG GATTCTTCTACTTTTTCCATGGATCAAAGCAATGGGAGTTTGACCCTAATACTAAGAGAGTTATTCGTGTGATGAAGAGCAATATCTGGTTTAACTGTTAA
- the LOC119849729 gene encoding interstitial collagenase-like, translated as MKTLLLLLLLNVASSSAFSVAPETKDEEKNVQLVETYLRNFYKLETDKESRFKNKNIYLVTEKLKEMQAFFGLKVTGKSDVDTLEVMKKPRCGVPDIGQYVLTDGNPKWERKNLTYRIVNYTPDMNPADVDKAIQKAFKVWSDVSPLTFKRIYDGNADIMMSFETGDHRDNSPFDGPNGLLAHAFQPGNGIGGDVHFDEEENWTKGSNGYNLFFVAAHELGHSLGLSHSTDPGALMYPTYSYIEPKEFDLPQDDINGIQKVYGQSDNPVKPTGPTTPVTCDPKLTFDAVATMRGELLFFKGRYFWRKHPQMTEVNLNFISLFWPNLPSGIQAAYENVERDQVFLFKENKYWVLSGYDFVYNHPKSIYDFGFPKNVKRINAAFSDENSGKTYFFVGYKYWRYDENSRSMDKGYPKKIINDFRGISKKIDAAFQHGRYIYFFQGRRQFQFDPNIKRVVSVMKSNSWFNC; from the exons ATGAAGACCCTTCTGCTTCTGCTGTTATTAAATGTAGCATCCTCCTCTGCTTTTTCTGTGGCTCCAGAGacaaaagatgaagaaaaaaacgTCCAGCTTGTGGAG ACTTATCTACGAAATTTCTACAAGCTTGAAACAGACAAGGAGTCTCGCTTTAAGAATAAAAACATTTACCTTGTAACTGAAAAACTGAAGGAAATGCAGGCATTTTTTGGGCTGAAAGTGACTGGGAAATCAGATGTTGACACTTTGGAGGTGATGAAGAAGCCCAGGTGTGGTGTACCTGATATTGGTCAGTATGTCCTCACTGATGGGAATCcaaaatgggaaagaaagaatCTGACGTACAG GATTGTGAACTACACACCAGATATGAATCCAGCAGATGTGGACAAAGCAATCCAAAAGGCGTTTAAAGTTTGGAGCGATGTGTCACCACTAACATTCAAAAGGATCTATGATGGCAATGCAGATATAATGATGTCTTTTGAAACTGGAG atcatcGTGACAATTCTCCCTTTGATGGACCTAATGGACTCCTGGCTCATGCCTTTCAGCCTGGCAATGGTATTGGTGGAGATGTCCACTTTGATGAGGAGGAAAATTGGACAAAAGGCTCAAATG gATACAACTTGTTCTTTGTCGCTGCCCATGAACTTGGCCATTCACTGGGTCTGTCTCATTCTACTGATCCTGGTGCCCTGATGTACCCCACCTATTCCTACATTGAGCCTAAGGAATTTGATCTGCCTCAGGATGACATTAATGGCATTCAAAAGGTCTatg GACAGTCAGATAACCCCGTTAAACCAACCGGACCCACAACACCAGTAACTTGTGACCCCAAATTGACTTTTGATGCTGTCGCTACCATGCGTGGAGAACTGCTGTTCTTTAAGGGCAG GTATTTCTGGCGCAAGCATCCTCAGATGACAGAGGTCAACCTCAATTTCATTTCTTTATTCTGGCCAAATCTACCATCTGGAATTCAAGCtgcttatgaaaatgttgaaagggatcaagtttttctttttaaag agaaCAAGTATTGGGTCCTCAGTGGGTATGACTTTGTGTATAACCACCCAAAAAGCATCTATGACTTTGGCTTCCCAAAAAACGTTAAGAGAATTAATGCAGCTTTCAGTGATGAGAATTCAGGGAAAACATACTTCTTTGTAGGTTACAAGTACTGGAG ATACGATGAAAACAGTCGGTCCATGGATAAGGGTTATCCAAAGAAGATAATCAATGACTTCCGAGGAATTAGCAAAAAAATTGATGCTGCTTTCCAGCATGGTA gaTACATCTATTTCTTCCAAGGAAGAAGACAGTTCCAGTTTGATCCTAACATCAAGAGAGTTGTCAGTGTCATGAAAAGCAATAGCTGGTTTAATTGCTga